The Streptococcus respiraculi sequence ACGTTTTTAGGTTCAAAAACCTTACATCATTTGAAATACTCGGAACATCAGTTGATAGCATGCAAAAAGCAGAACTCTGATAGCCCTGCTTCATCTGTTATAATCATTCGTTAAGCTGCCGTTTGGACAATTTCACCACGCACTCTGTTCTTGCAGTATGGGGGAACATATCTACCGACTGGATGTAGTCGACTTTATAGACCTTAGCCAGCTGGACCAAGTCCCGAGCCAGGGTCGATACATTACAAGACACGTAGACCATCTTTTCAGGCTGATAGCGAACAATGGTTGCCAGCAACTGCTCATCGAGCCCCGTCCGTGGCGGATCGACAATCACAGCATCTGCCCAGTAGCCTTCCTTGTACCAACGCGGGATAATCTCCTCTGCCAGCCCCGCCTCATAATAAGTATTATCCAGCCCCAACGCTTTTGCATTGCGCTTCGCATCCTCAATGGCCTCCGGAATAATATCCATACCACGTAGCGATTTCACTTTCTTGGCCAAAGCAAAGCCAATAGTTCCTACCCCGCAATAAGCATCAATCAAATGTTCATGCCCTTGAATATCTAGCGCCTTAACGGCTTCACCATATAAGACTTCCGTCTGCTCTGGATTCAACTGGTAAAATGCGCGTGGAGACAAGGCAAACTCATAACCCAACACAGACTCCTCAATCGCCTCTTGGCCCCAGATAATTTCCGTCTTCTCCCCGTAAATCTCACTCGACTTTTTGCTATGCCAGTTGACTGCAATTGTCACAATCTCTGGAAATGTCTCAACTAGCTCTTCTACTAAGCGCGTCAGATTGACCTGACTAGACGTCACAAAAATCAACTGAATCTGCCCAGTCTCCCGAGCCCGTCGCACCATGACCGTCCGAATGCCACCACTCCTACGCTCATCATAAATCGGAATTCGGTATTTCGTGAGCAAGGCTGCGACCTGATTAATCACCTTTTGCGTCATTTGATCTTGTACTAAACAGTCCTGAACGGCAATTAAGCGATGAGAATGCTCCGCATAGAGACCAGCCTGAACCTTCCCTTTGATGAGACGCGTCTGAAACTGCAATTTTGCCCGATAATACCTCGGCTCTTTCATACCAATGGTCGGCCGCAGTTCATAGTCCTCAAAACCGGCTGGCTGAAATTTCTTCAAGGCCTGACGGAGCAGGTCGGCCTTGAAATCTAACTGCCGATCGTAACGTAAGTGCATGATTTGACAACCACCACAAGCCTCGTATAAGGGGCAGTCTGGTTCAACCCGAAACTTGGACGCACGATTCACCTTGAGCAAACGCGCCTCCACAAAATTCCGCTTGACCGCTGTCACCTGACAATAGACTTCTTCTCCCTTTAGCGCTCCAGGTACAAAGACCAATGTCTTATGATAAAAGCCAATCCCCTCACCATTGATCCCCATTCGCTTAATTTTTAAGGCAATCCGTTGTTTTACTTGTATACTCATAATACTATTTTACCGAAATTTCGTGTATAATGAAAGAATGAAAATCACAA is a genomic window containing:
- the rlmD gene encoding 23S rRNA (uracil(1939)-C(5))-methyltransferase RlmD codes for the protein MSIQVKQRIALKIKRMGINGEGIGFYHKTLVFVPGALKGEEVYCQVTAVKRNFVEARLLKVNRASKFRVEPDCPLYEACGGCQIMHLRYDRQLDFKADLLRQALKKFQPAGFEDYELRPTIGMKEPRYYRAKLQFQTRLIKGKVQAGLYAEHSHRLIAVQDCLVQDQMTQKVINQVAALLTKYRIPIYDERRSGGIRTVMVRRARETGQIQLIFVTSSQVNLTRLVEELVETFPEIVTIAVNWHSKKSSEIYGEKTEIIWGQEAIEESVLGYEFALSPRAFYQLNPEQTEVLYGEAVKALDIQGHEHLIDAYCGVGTIGFALAKKVKSLRGMDIIPEAIEDAKRNAKALGLDNTYYEAGLAEEIIPRWYKEGYWADAVIVDPPRTGLDEQLLATIVRYQPEKMVYVSCNVSTLARDLVQLAKVYKVDYIQSVDMFPHTARTECVVKLSKRQLNE